In Mucilaginibacter auburnensis, the genomic stretch AGATAATAACCCGCTAAATGGTGGACCAAGAGGTACAAATCCATACTACTATTACTTGTATGAGCCGTTTGTAAATCAGCTAAAAAGCACAAATGATCCAAGGGGTAAATACATTGCGGCTTATTACAATGAACCCAACGTTATTAATGGTATTCCTCAGGATACAGTGTTGGCAAATCAGTTTGGTTTCCCTGTTGGTTACAATAACTCTACAATACTTACCAAATCTGATTTTAAGGGAAATGCTCAAAAAGGTGCAGGTTTTAGATACAGCCAGTTAAACTACTTTGTTTTTGGCAGCAATACAGCGCCGATATTTGTTTGTACTTATTCGCAAACTCAATTATTATTGGCTGAAGCTGCATTCAGAGGCTGGGTTACCGGTTCTGCTGAAACCTTTTATAACAATGGTATAAGGGCTTCTATGGATGAGTATCCGCTTTATCCTAACGCTGCCGCTATACCTGCAAATGCTTATAACGCATATATTGCACAGCCATCTGTTGCCTTTACTGGTGGTAATGAGCTTCAAAAAATCAATACTCAATATTGGTTAGCATCTTTAGGCAATCAGGCAGAGGCATTCGCAAACTTCAGAAGAAGCGGTTACCCTGCATTAACGCCAAACCCAATGGGTACACCGCTACCTGCTTCAACCGGTGGTTTTGCACGTCGTGTACCTTATCCGCTTATTGAGCGTTCGGTTAATCAGGCAAGCTACCAGGCAGCTGTTGCCAGCATGGGTGGTGATGATGTTACTCAACGTTTATTCTGGGATAAACAATAAAAATATCTAGCATGTAAATTTAAAGCCCGTGGCATTAGCCCGGGCTTTTTTGTTATTAGTGGGCGTTGGTTTTCAATAAATCATTCAATTTATTTCAAGTGTATTTATAACAATTAAAAAGGGTTTCATACATTAGCAAAAAATAACCCCTGCTTAGTTATGCTATATATCAGGGGACATTTATAAACCATTGGTATTTCGTTTTTTGTTGACTAACAAAACCATCAGTACACAACAATAATATGAGAAAACTTATTTTGGCATGTAGCCTTGTAATAGTAGGTACGTTTGCTAAAGCCCAGTTGGTGCTGCCAAAAGGCAAGCAAACCACAATTATTAATCCTGTCAATTTAAGCTACAGGTTTATGTTGGATACGCCTTCGCGCCGCGAAGCTGCCGACCCGGCGATGATTAATTTCAAAGGTGAATACTACTTGTTCGCATCAAAATCAGGCGGCTATTTCCACTCTAAAGACATGCTCAATTGGGATCTGGTAAAAACCAGCGACTTGCCTCTTGAAGACTATGCGCCAACAGCTATGGTTTATAAAGGCGAGGTTTACTTTATGGCATCAGGAAATAACCCGGTAAAAATTTATAAAACAGCAGATCCAAAAACAGGTAAATGGACAGTGGTGCAGGATAAATTCCCCATCACTATGATAGATCCGTTTTTGTTTGCTGATGATGATGACAGAGTATATTTTTACTATGGATGTTCAAACGTTAACCCGCTATACGCTGTTGAGTTAGACCCTAAAACTATGTTACCTTTAGGCAAACCAACCGTGTTTTTTAACAGTGACAAGGAAAGCCATGGCTGGGAACGCAGAGGCGATTATCAAACTGTAGCTGGTCGCCCGTGGATAGAGGGAAGTTGGGTAACCAAACATAATGGTAAATATTATTGGCAATATTCAGCACCAGGTACAGAATTTAAAAGCTATAATGATGGCGTGTATGTGTCTGATAAACCAATGGGGCCGTTCACACTAATGCCTAACAATCCCGGCTCAATGCGTCCCGAAGGATTTATAGCAGGTGCTGGACACAGTGGAACTTTTAAAGATAACTATGGAAATTACTGGCGCGTGTCGACCATTGTAATTTCAGTAAAACACATGTTTGAACGCCGTTTAGGTTTATACCCACTATTTTTTGATAAAGATGGTATCTTCCACACTTATACGGATTTTGGCGATTTCCCGCTAACGCTGCCTAAAAAGAAAATAGCCAGCCCGGCGGAATTAAAACCTAAATGGATGTTGTTGTCTTACAAAAAGCCTGTAGAAGTATCGTCTGCACAGCCTAACCATCCAAAAGAAAACGCGTCTGACGAAGAAGTGCGTACTTATTGGAGTGCTGCCACAGGCAACAAAGGCGAATGGTTGACAATGGATCTTAAAAAGATATCAACCGTTAATGCTGTACAAATAAACTATGCCGAAAACCAGGCTAACTCATTTGGTCGTAGCGATAATGATTACTACCAATATTTATTAGAGTATTCAACAGACGGTAAAGCCTGGAAAACACTTGCCGACAAACGCAATAACAAAATAGATGTTCCGCATGATTACCTGGAACTCAGCGCGCCAATTAAAGCACGTTATATCAGACTAACCAACTATAAAGTACCGTCAGGCACTTTCGCCATTGCTGATCTGCGCGTGTTTGGAAAAGGTACAGACGGGGTTATGACTACCAAAAACGATATTTTTGTTAGTCGCTCAAAAACCGACCCATGTGTTGCTGATATTTCATGGATCAAAACACCTAACGCGGTTGGTTATAATGTTAGGTATGGTACAGCACCAGATAAATTATATCATACTTACCAGGTATTAGGTACCGAGCATGTAACCATAAGAAGCCTGAACAAAAACGAAAGCTACTACTTTACCGTTGATGCTTTCAACGAAAGTGGAATTAAAACCGGCAATCCGGTAAGTAACGTTGAATAATAAGTACTATATATAAATATGAAGAAAACATTATTTTCTGCCGCCGCCTTTGCATTGTTAACGCTTGGCAATTCAGCGGTGTTTGCACAAAGTGCTAAGGCTACAATAGGTGCCGAATCAAATTTGGTAATAAGCAAACATATTTACGGCCAGTTTGCCGAGCACCTGGGTCGTGGTATTTATGATGGTTTTTGGGTTGATCCTAAAATGCCGGTAAAAAAGCAAGACAGATACAGATTAGATATTGTTGAAGCTCTAAAAAAAATAAAGATTCCTAACCTGCGCTGGCCGGGTGGCTGTTTTGCTGATGAATACCACTGGCGCGACGGTATTGGTGTGCGCACCAGTCGGCCTAAAATGGTTAATACCAACTGGGGCGGAGTAACAGAAGACAACAGCTTCGGTACTCACGAATTTTTGGAGCTTTGCCGTTTACTGGGTTGCGAGCCTTACATTAGCGGTAATGTAGGTAGTGGTACTGTACAGGAAATGTCAAACTGGGTAGAGTACCTTAACTTTGACGGTAAAAGCCCGCTAACTGATCTTCGTGCTAAAAATGGCCATGGAAAACCTTACAATGTGAGTTTTTGGGGTGTAGGTAACGAAAGCTGGGGTTGTGGCGGTAACATGACGCCTGAATATTATTCAGACGAGTACAAAAGATACGCCATCTTCGCTAAAGACTATAACAATGCCAAGTTGAAAAAAATTGCTACCGGTCCTGCCGGCGACAATTACAACTGGACTGAAGTTGTAATGAAAAACGTTAAAAAAGACATATGGGGTATAGCGCTACATTACTACACTCTGCCTACCGGCAGCTGGACAGGCAGCAAGGGATCTGCCACCAATTTTAACGAGGATGCTTACTTCAACACCATGAGAAATGCCCTTAAAATGGAAGAGTATGTTACTAAACACTCCGCCATTATGGACAAGTATGATCCGCAAAAAAATATTGCGTTGGTAGTTGATGAGTGGGGTGTTTGGACAGACTCTGAACCTGGCACCAATCCTGGATTCCTATATCAGCAAAACAGTTTGCGCGATGCATTAGTTGCGGCATCAACCTTAAATATATTTAACAACCATGCTGAGCGTGTTAAGATGGCTAACCTGGCGCAAGCCATTAACGTTTTACAGGCACTTATTCTAACCAATAAAGAAAAACTGGTATTCACACCAACCTATCATATTTTTGATATGTACAAAGTGCATCAGGATGCTAAATTACTGCCGGTTAAAATTGACGTGCCTGAATACGAATTTAACGGAAATAAAATTCCTGCCGTAAACGTATCAGCTTCAAAGGATGCAAGTGGTAAAATTCATCTTACCATCGTTAATATTGATAATCATAAATCAGTTGATTTTAAAGCAGATTTAGGCAATGTTGCGTGGAACACTGTTACGGGCCAGATATTAACTGGTACCAACGTAACTAACATTAATACATTTACTAATCCTACAAATATCAGGCTTGTTGCATTTAATGATGCAAAAAAAGATGGTAGTAGTGTTTCAGTTAAATTGCCTGCCCACTCAGTAGTATCGCTTGAATTAAAGTAAACCAATAACCAACCAAAATAATGAGAACAAAGTCAAAACTATTCATGTCGGCGCTTATAGCGGCTGCTGCTATAGGCAATTTTGCCTGCACACCGCCTGCCGAAAATAAATCAACAGAAGAAAATACTATGGAACAAACCAGTACTGCAATACCAGATAGCAGTAATTTTTCAGGTGAAGTGAATGGAAAAGCCACGCACCTGTTTACGTTAGTAAACAAAAACGGAATGCAGGTAGCCATTACCAACTATGGCGGCCGTATTGTGAGTTTATTGGTTAAAGACAAAACCGGCGCGTTTAAAGATGTGGTTTTAGGTTATGATAACGTTAAAACTTACCAAAAACGTGGAGAGCCTTATTTTGGCGCTTTAATTGGCCGTTATGGCAACCGTATTGGTAAAGCTAAATTCAGCCTGAATGGTAAGGAATATAATTTAGAGAAAAATGACGGTGCAAACAGCTTACACGGTGGTGCGCATGGTTATTGGATGCAAGTTTGGGATGCTAAGCTGATCAACAAAACCACGCTTGAACTTACTTACTTGTCAAAAGATGGTGAAGCAGGTTACCCCGGTAATTTAAACGTTAAAGTTGTTTACACTTTAACAGATAATGACGAAGTTAAAATTGATTATTCAGCAACAACAGATCAGGCCACTCCGGTTAACTTAACCAATCACGCTTACTTTAACCTGAATGGTGCAGGCGATTCAACCATATTAAATAACGAATTGCGAATAGCTGCTGATAACATTACTCCTGTTGACAACACGCTCATTCCAACAGGAAAAATCACTCCTGTTAAAGGTACTGCTTTTGATTTTACATCATTTAAAGCAATTGGTAAAGAAATTGGCAACGCCGACGATGAGCAGTTGAAATTTGGTAAAGGTTATGACCATAACTTTGTGTTAAACAAACATACATTGAAAGACGCTATTGCTACAGTAAAAAGCCCTGTAACAGGTATTGTAATGGATGTTTACACCGAGGAGCCCGCCATTCAGTTTTACAGTGGTAACTTTTTAGATGGCCGCTCAAAAGACGGTAAAGGTGGCGTAGCTTACCCATTACGTTCTGCACTTTGTTTAGAAACTCAACATTATCCTGATTCACCAAACAAGCCGGAGTTCCCGTCAACTACCTTAAATCCGGGTAAAACTTATAAAACTACAACAATATACAAGTTCAGCGTAGCTAAATAATTATAAGACTTAATATTATTGAAAGGCAGACCGTTTTTTAGCGGTCTGCTTTTTTTGTGCTTATTGGTTATCTATCTTCGCTACAATTAATAGTTAAAACATGGCTCCGGATACAATCAGCAAACTCACTAAGTTAACCGAATTAAGTAAAGGCTATAAAGCTTTTTTGTATGATTGCGATGGTACCTTGGCTGATAATATGGCCGCTCATAAAGAAACTTACATAAAAGTAGAATTAAACCAAGGCCATACCATAACCGGAGACATTGTTGATGAACTGGCCGGCTGGCCTGTTATTGATGTAGTAGGGGAGATCAATAAGCGCTTTGCCACAGATTTTGATCCTGCTGAATTCAAGGAACTCAAGTACAAGCTTTTTCTTAACGACTATATAGACCTTACCAAGCCCATTGAATTTGTAACCGAACATTTAAAGGCGCATGCTGGTAAAGTCAGGATTGGTGTTGTATCGGGTAGTGGAAGGGAAGCAGTTGAACGAACGTTACAAATTATAGGCGTGATACACCTTGTTGAAGTAATGATTTGTGCAGGGGAGACTGAACATGGAAAGCCATATCCGGACCCATTTTTGGCAGCAGCCAAAGTTTTAAATGTAGCCCCCGAACATTGCCTGGTTTTTGAAGATGGAGATGCCGGAGTGGAATCAGCACGGCGCGCCGGAATGCGATCAATCCGTACTGACAAAATAGAATAATCTTTGCCTGATTTCTCGGGTCAAAAATCTTAAAACTCCTGCTATTTCGTTTGCGTAAAAATTTATCATTTTTGACGCTATGGCTATTTCGTTTGCGTAAAACTTCTATTTCGTTTTCGTAAATTTTTATACCATTTCGCAATGTGCGTTGAACATTTGTAACATAATTTTGGTGAAATGTGATAGTCGATACGGAGCGTTCAACGCATTTTCGCAAGCATTATTGAGTAGTTTTTTTCAATAGTATTATAAGCCAACAATTCACTTTGTGATACTTTATTTTTCTAATTGATTTGCAACCTGTGTTGTTTTGAGGTAAACCTATTTTACCATCATGCAACCTTGTTTCGAACGGAAAATTAGATATCGCCAGGTCCAATCAAATTATTAGTAACCCAAATATTAATCAAACCAGTTTACAAAGGTAAATGAATAAAGAAGAGACATTGTAACCGCTTGCTTAGTCGCGTGTCAAGGATATGCGGCCATTTTAAATGATATCAATCTTAATAAGAAAATCCAATTTTATGAGCAAACTTCAACTTTTTAAAAATGTAAGGTTGTGGAAAACATTATGTCTGATCGCGATGATCAGTTTTGTTTCAACAGTAGCCTTCGCACAAAATATAACGGTTAAAGGCCGGGTGTTAGACGATAAAGGTGAACCTTTGGTAGGTGCCACCATTAAAGCTACCGGTACTAACAATGCCGTTACCGCTGACGCAAGCGGTAACTTTTCACTTAGCGTGCCAAGTAATACTCCAAGTGTTACTATAACCTTTCTTGGTTATGTAGATGTAGTTAAAGCAGTTGCCGGTAATCCAAATCTGGGAAACATAACAATGGCAGCTAATTCACGCGATTTGAACGAGGTCGTGGTAGTTGGTTACGGTACTGTTAAAAGAACGGAAGTTACAGGTACGGTTGCAACCGTAAGCGCTAAAGTTTTACAGGAAATACCTGCGGCTAACGTGGTTACTCAATTACAGGGCCGCGTTGCAGGTTTAGACATCGTTAACGGACAAATGACTATCAGAGGTTACCGTACTATTGGTAATCAAGGTGCTGACAGGCCATTAATAGTAGTTGACGGTGTTCCGTACTACAACGATATTTCAAATATCAACCCCAACGATATCAAGAGCGTTGACGTATTAAAAGGAGCTTCTTCTACGGCTATTTACGGTTCTCGTGGTTCTGGTGGTGTAATATTAATTACAACCAACAGAGGCCGAGTTGGTAGAACAGAAACCTCTTATGATTCATTCATCGGTATCTCAAAACTTCAGGGTTCGCTTAAAACGCTTGACGCAACTGGTTATGCGCAATTGAAAGCTGACGCTTATGAAGGCGCCTTGTTACAAAAAAATAATAATGCCCAAGCCTATCCTTTAACAGCTTCTGAACTTGCTAACCAAGCAGCCGGTGTTAATACCGACTGGGTAAAGCTTTTGATAAAGCAACAATTAGTGTGGGATCAAAACCTGCGTGTTTCAAGCGGAACCGAAAAAACTCAGTTCAATGCTGCTTTAGGTTATCGTAGAACAACAAATGGCAACTTACAGCCAAACAACACTGGTCAGCGTGTTACCATGAATATCAATGTTGATCATCAACTTACCAAAGTAATTAAGTTTGGTGCGCAAACGCGTAACACATTAAACACTAATGATGCCTCAGGTGGCGATCAGTTAGGAACTGCACAGTGGATGAGTCCGTTGGCAACACCTTATAATGCAGACGGGTCTATCAACTTAAGGCCTCTTACCGGCCAACTTGACGAATCAACTGCTAATCCGTTATTACGCGGTACAATTCCTGATATGTATTATAATTATACCAGGGGTTGGGTAAGTGATAACATAGTTTACGCTGAGTTGAAGCCTATTGACCACTTAACTTATAAATATACAGTTAACTATAACTACTCTCAATCAACAGGAAACGTTTACAATGGTATTAACGGTGTTAATATTGTTAACGTTGGTCAAACTACAGCAAGTACAAACAATAGCACTTCCTTCCGTGTCGCACAGGAGCACTTGTTGAACTATAATAATACATTCGGTAAACACAGTATTAACTTGACCGGTGTATTTACTGCTGAAAGACAACACAATGAAGGCTCAAGCATGAGCGCTCAAAATATACCCCAGTTTACCAATAAAAACGCCAACCTAAATTTAGGCACGTTCACTGGCTTTAATGGTAACTGGACAGAAACAGGTTTGTTATCTTATGTAGGTCGTTTAAATTATACATTCAACAATAGGTATAACTTTACTGCAAGCATGCGTGCCGACGGTAATTCAACGCTTGCACAAGGTAACCAATGGACTTCATATCCTGCATTTGGTTTAGGGTGGACCCTTACCAACGAGGATTTTATGAAAAAGTATACCTTCGTTGATAATTTAAAATTACGTGCTGGCTACGGCGAGAATTCGACTATAAGCGGTGGTGCTTACAACACTTTAGGCCCGCTTGATCTGGCACCTTTCCAGTTCGGTGGTGTAACAGCGGGTAACAAACAAGGTGTAAGGGTAACTAACTTAACTAACCCAACCCTTACCTGGCAACGTACACATGAGGCTAACGTTGCTTTAGATTTCGCTGTATTGAAAAATCGTATAACCGGTACGGTTGAGGCGTTTTATCAAAAAACAACAGGTATTATTCTAAACAATATATTGCCTTCAACAATTGGAGTAAGTTCAATGCCAACTAACCTTGGTGTGACCGAAAACAAAGGTATTGAGGTAACATTAAGCACTGTTAATATCCAGGATTTAGGCGGTTTCAGCTGGTCATCTGATTTTAACATTGGTTTTATCCGTGAAAAAATTGTTTCGTTACCTAATGGCGCTCAAAGAAATATAGGTTCAGGTTTGTTTGTTGGTCAGCCACTTTCAGTGATTTATGACGTTAGAAAGCTTGGAATTTGGCAAGTTTCTGATTCGCCTGGTCCAACAAGTACAGTAAACGGTGTTCCTGTTTATGCTCCTGTTAGAGGTCAAACTTCACCATTGCAATATCCGGGTCAAATAAGAGTTCAGGATGTTGACGGCAATGGTAAGATCGATGCTGATGATAACCAGATCATAGGTCACTTTAATCCTAATTATACTTTTGGATTTACCAATAGGTTTGCTTATAAAGGATTTGACGCAAGTTTAGTTATCACTGCTCGTATGGGCTTTACCACACTTGTGCCTTACGTATCGTCTAATAACTCAGGTACAGAGGGCTGGCAGTTTCTTAACTTAGGCCGTCATAACCAACCTGTTATTGATTACTGGACTCCGCGTAATCCAACCAACGCTTTCCCAATGCCAAACAACCAGTTCTTTAGCCAGTATTATTCTACCTTACAGTATTATGATGGCTCATTTATTCGTGCTAAAGCTGTTAACCTAGGCTACAATATTCCCGCTAACGCAGTAAAACGTATCGGTCTGTCATCACTAAGAGTGTATGCAAACATTACAAATCCGTTTGTTATCTATTCGCCGGTAAGCAATTTCAGTTTCTCTGTTACTGATCCCGAATCAGTTCCTGTAACGCCAGTACCTTCAAGCACAAGTGGAAACATTGGCGGAGGCAATAGAGCCGTAGGTTTGAATGCAGGTACGCAAAGACGTGAGTTTTATTTCGGTATACAAGCAAGGTTTTAATTTTAAGGAAATAAGAAATGAAAATATTTAAAAAAACGGCCATTGTTCTGGCTGCGTTAGCAGCGATAGGAACAGTATCCAGTTGTAAAAAGCTTCTGGTAGAGCAGCCACGCACACAATTATTGCCTGATTACTTTAAAACAGGTGGTGGCATTATAGCAGGTATAATTGGTGTTTACGCCGATATACGTGATTACTCGGGTGGTGAATCTACTCTTTATTGGGTGGGTACTGACGAAGGACGTCAAGGGTCTTCGGGAAGTTCAACAGCACAGTTGTTTGACAATTACAATGGCATTAACAGCTCAAACACACCTGGATTTGACGGTAGGTGGGCTGATATTAATACGCTCAATGGTGTATTAAAATTTGCTCCTTTAGCAAATGATATAACTGATTCGCAAAAAGCAACATATATAGCTCAAGCCAAATTTTTGAGAGCATGGCTATATTTCCAATTGGTACAAACCTACGGTGGAACTACAGCAACTGAAAAAAGTGGTATACCTCTTAATATTGAATTTATTGAGGCCCCAAGGAGTAGCGAAGCGCCTGCACCATTAGCAGATATTTATAATCAAATAATCAAGGATTTTACCGAGTCTATATCGGGATTGCCAAATACAATTACCTCTGATAATCCTTTCTCAGGAGCAGGAGCAGGAAAAACCGCCACTGCCGCAGTTGCTAAAACCTATTTAGCAAAAGCTTATCTTACCCGTGGTTATCTAACCGAAATAGCGCAACCTGCCGATTTTCAAAAGGCAGCTGACCTTTCGGCAGAAGTAATTGCTAACAAAGGTGTGTATGGTCTTGATTTATGGCAAAGTTATGCCGATGCCTATAAAATCGAGAACGATTACGGTAAAGAAAATATGTTTAATATTGACTACGGCTTAGGTGGTTCTGACGAAAACTATACCCGTTATCAACAACAAGGTGATGGTGGTTGGGGTATAAACTTTCTTTATGTAGTTTGGCGTTGGGATTATATCGCAAATGCTGGTATTGATAATAACAATAACATAGACGCCGTTCCTCAAACAGTTAGCACATCTAAACAGCCAATGCGCCGCGATAACTATAACGGTCGTCCATACGCACGTGTTGCTCCAAATGGCCCCTACTTGTACGGAACATTATGGCCGGCTGGTCAAATTAAGGATAGCCGCTTTGATGCTACCTTCCAAACGTTTTGGATTTATAATAAACCACTTTACCCTGCTGCAGGAAGTGTAGCTCCTGGTTTAACAAGTGCTGAGGTTGCTGCCGGAAAAACCGGGGCGGGCTCTAAAGGTGCATTAATACCTACTTCAAATTTCTCAGAAACGGCATACAACATTCCTGTTGACGGTGATACAGCAGTGTTGATTACAGATCGCGATGTTACCATGGCGAGGCGGGATGCCTTTAAAGGCTTAATTGTTGAACCTAATCAAATCAACAATTTAAGGTGGC encodes the following:
- a CDS encoding family 43 glycosylhydrolase, whose protein sequence is MRKLILACSLVIVGTFAKAQLVLPKGKQTTIINPVNLSYRFMLDTPSRREAADPAMINFKGEYYLFASKSGGYFHSKDMLNWDLVKTSDLPLEDYAPTAMVYKGEVYFMASGNNPVKIYKTADPKTGKWTVVQDKFPITMIDPFLFADDDDRVYFYYGCSNVNPLYAVELDPKTMLPLGKPTVFFNSDKESHGWERRGDYQTVAGRPWIEGSWVTKHNGKYYWQYSAPGTEFKSYNDGVYVSDKPMGPFTLMPNNPGSMRPEGFIAGAGHSGTFKDNYGNYWRVSTIVISVKHMFERRLGLYPLFFDKDGIFHTYTDFGDFPLTLPKKKIASPAELKPKWMLLSYKKPVEVSSAQPNHPKENASDEEVRTYWSAATGNKGEWLTMDLKKISTVNAVQINYAENQANSFGRSDNDYYQYLLEYSTDGKAWKTLADKRNNKIDVPHDYLELSAPIKARYIRLTNYKVPSGTFAIADLRVFGKGTDGVMTTKNDIFVSRSKTDPCVADISWIKTPNAVGYNVRYGTAPDKLYHTYQVLGTEHVTIRSLNKNESYYFTVDAFNESGIKTGNPVSNVE
- a CDS encoding alpha-N-arabinofuranosidase gives rise to the protein MKKTLFSAAAFALLTLGNSAVFAQSAKATIGAESNLVISKHIYGQFAEHLGRGIYDGFWVDPKMPVKKQDRYRLDIVEALKKIKIPNLRWPGGCFADEYHWRDGIGVRTSRPKMVNTNWGGVTEDNSFGTHEFLELCRLLGCEPYISGNVGSGTVQEMSNWVEYLNFDGKSPLTDLRAKNGHGKPYNVSFWGVGNESWGCGGNMTPEYYSDEYKRYAIFAKDYNNAKLKKIATGPAGDNYNWTEVVMKNVKKDIWGIALHYYTLPTGSWTGSKGSATNFNEDAYFNTMRNALKMEEYVTKHSAIMDKYDPQKNIALVVDEWGVWTDSEPGTNPGFLYQQNSLRDALVAASTLNIFNNHAERVKMANLAQAINVLQALILTNKEKLVFTPTYHIFDMYKVHQDAKLLPVKIDVPEYEFNGNKIPAVNVSASKDASGKIHLTIVNIDNHKSVDFKADLGNVAWNTVTGQILTGTNVTNINTFTNPTNIRLVAFNDAKKDGSSVSVKLPAHSVVSLELK
- a CDS encoding aldose epimerase family protein translates to MRTKSKLFMSALIAAAAIGNFACTPPAENKSTEENTMEQTSTAIPDSSNFSGEVNGKATHLFTLVNKNGMQVAITNYGGRIVSLLVKDKTGAFKDVVLGYDNVKTYQKRGEPYFGALIGRYGNRIGKAKFSLNGKEYNLEKNDGANSLHGGAHGYWMQVWDAKLINKTTLELTYLSKDGEAGYPGNLNVKVVYTLTDNDEVKIDYSATTDQATPVNLTNHAYFNLNGAGDSTILNNELRIAADNITPVDNTLIPTGKITPVKGTAFDFTSFKAIGKEIGNADDEQLKFGKGYDHNFVLNKHTLKDAIATVKSPVTGIVMDVYTEEPAIQFYSGNFLDGRSKDGKGGVAYPLRSALCLETQHYPDSPNKPEFPSTTLNPGKTYKTTTIYKFSVAK
- a CDS encoding HAD family hydrolase is translated as MAPDTISKLTKLTELSKGYKAFLYDCDGTLADNMAAHKETYIKVELNQGHTITGDIVDELAGWPVIDVVGEINKRFATDFDPAEFKELKYKLFLNDYIDLTKPIEFVTEHLKAHAGKVRIGVVSGSGREAVERTLQIIGVIHLVEVMICAGETEHGKPYPDPFLAAAKVLNVAPEHCLVFEDGDAGVESARRAGMRSIRTDKIE
- a CDS encoding SusC/RagA family TonB-linked outer membrane protein, with the protein product MSKLQLFKNVRLWKTLCLIAMISFVSTVAFAQNITVKGRVLDDKGEPLVGATIKATGTNNAVTADASGNFSLSVPSNTPSVTITFLGYVDVVKAVAGNPNLGNITMAANSRDLNEVVVVGYGTVKRTEVTGTVATVSAKVLQEIPAANVVTQLQGRVAGLDIVNGQMTIRGYRTIGNQGADRPLIVVDGVPYYNDISNINPNDIKSVDVLKGASSTAIYGSRGSGGVILITTNRGRVGRTETSYDSFIGISKLQGSLKTLDATGYAQLKADAYEGALLQKNNNAQAYPLTASELANQAAGVNTDWVKLLIKQQLVWDQNLRVSSGTEKTQFNAALGYRRTTNGNLQPNNTGQRVTMNINVDHQLTKVIKFGAQTRNTLNTNDASGGDQLGTAQWMSPLATPYNADGSINLRPLTGQLDESTANPLLRGTIPDMYYNYTRGWVSDNIVYAELKPIDHLTYKYTVNYNYSQSTGNVYNGINGVNIVNVGQTTASTNNSTSFRVAQEHLLNYNNTFGKHSINLTGVFTAERQHNEGSSMSAQNIPQFTNKNANLNLGTFTGFNGNWTETGLLSYVGRLNYTFNNRYNFTASMRADGNSTLAQGNQWTSYPAFGLGWTLTNEDFMKKYTFVDNLKLRAGYGENSTISGGAYNTLGPLDLAPFQFGGVTAGNKQGVRVTNLTNPTLTWQRTHEANVALDFAVLKNRITGTVEAFYQKTTGIILNNILPSTIGVSSMPTNLGVTENKGIEVTLSTVNIQDLGGFSWSSDFNIGFIREKIVSLPNGAQRNIGSGLFVGQPLSVIYDVRKLGIWQVSDSPGPTSTVNGVPVYAPVRGQTSPLQYPGQIRVQDVDGNGKIDADDNQIIGHFNPNYTFGFTNRFAYKGFDASLVITARMGFTTLVPYVSSNNSGTEGWQFLNLGRHNQPVIDYWTPRNPTNAFPMPNNQFFSQYYSTLQYYDGSFIRAKAVNLGYNIPANAVKRIGLSSLRVYANITNPFVIYSPVSNFSFSVTDPESVPVTPVPSSTSGNIGGGNRAVGLNAGTQRREFYFGIQARF
- a CDS encoding RagB/SusD family nutrient uptake outer membrane protein, whose amino-acid sequence is MKIFKKTAIVLAALAAIGTVSSCKKLLVEQPRTQLLPDYFKTGGGIIAGIIGVYADIRDYSGGESTLYWVGTDEGRQGSSGSSTAQLFDNYNGINSSNTPGFDGRWADINTLNGVLKFAPLANDITDSQKATYIAQAKFLRAWLYFQLVQTYGGTTATEKSGIPLNIEFIEAPRSSEAPAPLADIYNQIIKDFTESISGLPNTITSDNPFSGAGAGKTATAAVAKTYLAKAYLTRGYLTEIAQPADFQKAADLSAEVIANKGVYGLDLWQSYADAYKIENDYGKENMFNIDYGLGGSDENYTRYQQQGDGGWGINFLYVVWRWDYIANAGIDNNNNIDAVPQTVSTSKQPMRRDNYNGRPYARVAPNGPYLYGTLWPAGQIKDSRFDATFQTFWIYNKPLYPAAGSVAPGLTSAEVAAGKTGAGSKGALIPTSNFSETAYNIPVDGDTAVLITDRDVTMARRDAFKGLIVEPNQINNLRWPTVKKFDDTRRTRLNDKSARPIIMLRFSELYLINAEANYMLGKTTEAANSLNVLRTRAAYRNPSDGDRIPKHAFRVTAANMAAANAANIAANQLSASELAQLAVAYNKTPGTALNGLDLILDEYSRELFGDQRRWYDLVRTRYLVRRVKMYKGATAPSSVDAVQDFHMRRPIPQSLIDAVLTGPKYPQNNGY